Proteins encoded in a region of the Lepeophtheirus salmonis chromosome 6, UVic_Lsal_1.4, whole genome shotgun sequence genome:
- the LOC121120785 gene encoding uncharacterized protein, with the protein MSSSSFKNSGNLKKDIEGDRKKKRKFQCSHCSSSFTESGSLKKHIEGVHQKIKKFKCSYCSRNFSQSGSLTRHIEAVHEKIKKYQCRDCSRYFTRSGSLKQHIESVHEGIKKFKCNQCSSHFTSSGDLKKHTEGVHGKIKKFQCCECSSSFTLSGNLTRHIEAVHKKIKKFHCSDCSSSFTCSGDLKKHIEAVHEKIKKYQCKNKKYQCSYCSSSFTLSGYLKTHIKGVHEKIKKYECSYCSSSFSQSGSLKMHIETVHEKIKKFQCCYCSSFFSHSGNLKTHIKGVHEKIKKYQCSDCSSSFTQSGHLKTHIESVHEKIKKFQCSYCSSSFTLSGNLTRHIEAVHENIKKIKSSDSSSSFVQSVSLKPHIENINEKIKKIKCNFCSSSFTRSGSLKKHIETVHGKIKKIPCSDCSSSFTHSEDLKSHIETVDEKIKKFHCGSCFISFTELEFLMSHYKTHHS; encoded by the exons ATGAGTTCTAGTTCTTTTAAAAACTCTGGAAActtaaaaaaggatattgaaGGGGATCgtaagaagaagagaaaattcCAATGTAGTCACTGTTCTAGTTCTTTCACAGAATCTGGAAGCTTGAAGAAGCATATTGAAGGAgtacatcaaaaaattaaaaaattcaaatgtagttactgctctagaAATTTTTCACAATCAGGAAGCTTGACGAGGCATATTGAAGCTgttcatgagaaaataaaaaaataccaatgtaggGACTGCTCTCGTTATTTTACACGCTCTGGAAGCTTGAAGCAACATATCGAAAGTGTTCATGAGGggattaaaaagttcaaatgtaATCAGTGCTCTAGTCATTTTACAAGCTCTGGAGACTTGAAAAAGCATACTGAAGGTGTTCatggaaagataaaaaaattccaatgttgTGAATGCTCAAGTTCTTTTACACTCTCTGGCAACTTGACGAGGCATATTGAAGCTGTtcataagaagataaaaaaattccattgtaGTGACTGTTCGAGTTCTTTTACTTGCTCCGGAGACTTGAAGAAGCATATTGAAgctgttcatgagaagataaaaaaataccaatgta aaaataaaaaataccagtgtagttactgctctagttcttttacactcTCTGGATACTTGAAGACACATATtaaaggtgttcatgagaagataaaaaaatacgaatgtagttactgctctagttctttttcACAATCTGGAAGcttaaaaatgcatattgaaactgttcatgagaagataaaaaaattccaatgttgTTACTGCTCTAGTTTTTTTTCACACTCTGGAAACTTGAAGACGCATATtaaaggtgttcatgagaagataaaaaaataccaatgcaGTGACTGTTCTAGTTCATTTACACAATCCGGACACTTGAAGACgcatattgaaagtgttcatgagaagataaaaaaattccaatgtagttactgctctagttcttttacactcTCTGGAAATTTGACGAGGCATATTGAAGCTGTTCatgagaatataaaaaaaattaaaagcagtGACTCCTCTAGTTCTTTTGTACAATCTGTCAGCTTGAAGCcacatattgaaaatattaatgagaagataaaaaaaatcaaatgtaatttCTGCTCGAGTTCTTTTACTCGATCTGGAAGCTTGAAGAAGCATATTGAAACTGTTCAtgggaagattaaaaaaatcccttgtagtgactgctctagttcttttacacactCTGAAGACTTGAAGAGCCATATTGAAACTGTTgatgagaagattaaaaaattccattgtGGTTCCtgctttatttcttttacagaATTAGAATTCTTGATGAGTCATTATAAAACTCATCATAGTTAG